The Salipiger profundus DNA window CCAATCACCTGCCAGACTATTCGGTAACCTATGACGCGGCCAAGGATGTCCTTTGGTTCCATAATCGTCAGACTATGGCGCCTCACAATAGGCTGCCGTCACCCACGTATACTCTCACCTCGGAAGGTTACGACAAAGCCCGAAAAGCAGCCCCCGGCTGGGATGTGTATGTCCTTGAGCAAGAGTGGCGTAGGTGGATGGCTGAAAGCCACGCTGAGGCTCCGAAGAGTCCAGATCGTGCGTTTGCTGGATTTTGTCGAAAATGGTTCGAACGGGAAGGTAGGCCGTAAGAGCGACATATATTTGAGTAAATGAGTTATTACTTAAATACTCAAAAATGAGATTAAGCACGGAGAAGTGGGCAGCGCACTCGCAGCGGAATCGCGTTTGCTCTGGCACTCATCGGGATCGGTTACCTATGGTTTAAAACCAAGGCCGAAACCGCTTCTTCTTTTGCATAGGACCTATGGGTAGGGATGAAGACGTGAACAGCGAACAGTTCTCCAGCGTCTGGGATGCCATCGAAAGCACCCCGGAAGAGGCCGACAATATGAAGGTTCGGTCTGCCCTGATGCAGGCCATCGACAACCGCATCAAGGCTGAGGGCTGGTCCCAGACCGAGGCAGCCAAGCGGCTGGGCGCCACCCAGCCCCGTGTCTCCGATCTGACACGCGGCAAAACTGAACTGTTCTCCATCGATGCCTTGGAGGCCATGATGAACACCGCCAAAAGATAAACCCGGCAACCTAAGTTACCGGGCTCGACCCCGCGCCGGGCAGGGCTCAACGAAACTGAGAAAGTTTCCAACCCCGAGAACTTCGGGGCTCCACAATATTATTTATAACATACTTCCTGTGATTTGCACAGCCTCACGCCCCCAAAATCAACCTTCTGAGTATTAACTCATTTACTCAAATACTCAATCCAGAGACGTCGAGTGATCTCAGAGATAGTGAGACCTTCTTCGGCCGCCCGCGTCTTAATTCGGCGATACAGACTCTCCTCGATTTCGGCGTTGAGCCGCTTCTTACGCTCAGTCGTATCGGTGACTTTCTCCATGAGCCGCTGGCGAGTGGTGTCGGCGCGGGTGGGACGTTTCGCACTAAGCGCCATTGATGCTCTCCTTCGCGGTATCAGCGGCTGCCCATGTGAGGATGTCGTTGGTGAGCGCTTGCATCTCAGCGACGGCCTTGGTGTTCAGACCGTCAAACACGCTCAAACCTTCTGAGGCGGTTTGCGGGTAGATCTGGCGTTGCGTGATGCGGGTGGTGAGGACCGGGAAACCATATTCGCCGAGGGCGGCAGTGACCTCTTGGCCAAGCCGGGTCCCCTCGATCATCCGTGTGATGATGAAGGCGGCGCGGGGGATGCCGTCGGTCACCTCCTGACGGGCTTTGACAAAATCGACCAGATCGGACGCGGCCCAGATATCGTAAGGCGAAGGCTGCACCGGAATAAGGATAAGGTCGGACACCTTGATCGCAGCGGCAATCATGTCTTCGAGCTTGGCAGCGCCGTCGATGATCGTCCAGTCGTAGCTGGTCGACATGCTGCTGAGCGTCTTGACGTTGTTGGGGCGGTCGAGCGCGATCAAGGGCAAGGGATTGCTGTCGTTGGCGGCGTGCCAGTCACGGGCGCTGCCCTGAGGGTCGCTGTCGACCAACAACACGCGCTCGCCGCGTTCATGGAACGACCGCGCCAGATTGGTACTGAGGGTTGTCTTTCCGCTGCCCCCTTTGGGGTTCAAGAGAGATAAGATCGGCATAGCTCGGCCTCTGGATTGGACACATGTTACGCGAGCACCTCGCCGCTGCGTGTTTACTCAATTACTCATATATGATTTCACTCAATTACTCAATCACACATTTGTCACCTAGGGATGAAGAGTGCTAAGGGCTTTGCCCTCGCGAGCGCGATCCGCTCATCCACAAACCGGGGCCGCATGATGGTGTTGTCAGGGTTGATCCTCGAAACGTACCGCTGACTCAGAAACGGTCGTAGGCGCCCTGCATCCTGATCCAGAAACTTGGGCCATTACCGAACAGTTTGCCGATCCGAACGGCCATGGCAGAACTAATCGGTTCCTTCTCGGACAGGATATCATAGAGGTACTGGCGCGAGACACCGAGGAGCCGAGCGATCTCGGCCCTCGACTTGCCGGTCGCGGGGATCACGTCTTCACGGAGCAGTTTGCCCGGATGCGTCGGGCGACGGTGAGGATGGCGATATGTCATATCCTCCGATAACACGTTTCGGACCGGAGTGCCGATGGTGCGGAAGCTGGTTGACTGCGCGACCGCCCACCTAAGCTGAAACCATCCTGCCACCGGTTCACCGGGCGCGGGATGGCGTCCGAAGGACGGCGTGGGCGGCGGCGCGGTCAAGGGGCCGGAAAGGTTCCGGCGGGCCGCTATGCGGACCGCTGGAACGGCCCCGGCCAGCTTCTCGGGCGGCACTCCCAGCTCTACGATAAAGCCAGCGGTCATAGAAGTAGGCTTCGAATGCAGACCATCACGCTCGCAACATTGCTCATCTGCTCGGCTTAGCCGGGCCTCGCAATTGAATACATGTTGCGCATCACTTCTCTGCGCATTTACTCAATTACTCAAATCAGGTTCATCTGGCTTGGCAGGAAATAACGGTGGGCTTCACCTTGGCGGCCACCGCTGTACCTCCTTCGCATGGTGGTGACGTTAAGCTGACAGGCCTGCATCACCTCTGAAGCCTTGCACGCGGGAGGCTTGGGCACCTGCATGCTCAACTGGTCCGAGGATTGCGAGCAAGACAAGCGGCTCCGCGCAGCCTTCGACATCCCGGACCACGAGGTGGTCATCACCTTCATCGGCGTCGGCCAGATGCCCGAGGAGTTCGAGGTTGCGGCCTCACCTTCCCCGGCAGTGAACGAGGTGCTGTCACTGCTCGAACGGAAGGAGTGACATCCCCACGATTTTAGTTTGGGGCGGCCCCGGATCGTGCGTAGATACAGGTCCGGGTGCGACCGCACTCTCCTACCTTGAAACCCTCGCGGCACCAACGCGAGGGTTTTTTTGTTGGAGGATCTCGTCTTTCTGAGTCCGCAAAGGGCTTATTCTGTTGAGAAACTCTCCAGGCAATCCTCAGCAGGCTGAAACGCAGAACGTTGTTCTTCTGGGGGACATGAGACACTGAAATTCAGCCCGGAGGAGCGCGAAGCTGGAACACTTTCCCAGCATTCGGGGCGCCGGAGCCTACTAACCGAGTTTTTCAACAGAATGGGCTCGAAGCCGACCTTCGCCGCGCGCTGCACGAACGACCGCTGTCAGCTTAGCGTAGGATTTCACACTCTCCCGCAAACGACCCGGTACCTGCCCGAGCACCGCAAGGCCCGCCGGCCGCGCCGGGCCCGGAAACGCCGGGCTCCGAAATTCGACCGTGATGTCAGCATCCTGTTTCGCCCGGACAACGTCGCACACCGCAGGGAATTCGGGCACTGGGAAGGCGATTTGATGCTGTTCAAACAATCGCTTGGCCAGACCAACGTCACCTCTCTCGTCGAACGCGTCAGCCGCTTCACGGTGCTGCTGAAGAACGCGAACAGGCGCACGAAACCGGTTATGACCAAGATCGTGAAGGCGGTGCGGGATCTGCCCGTGGCGGGCCGCAGATCCATCACCTTCGACCGCGGCACGGAGTTCGTGTCATGGCCGCACCTGCAGGCCCAGCTCGGAACCCAGACCTGGTTCTGCGACCCCTCCTCGCCCTGGCAGAAAGGCACAGTCGAGAACACCAACCGCCGGCTTCGGCGCTGGCTTCCAAGGCAGCGCGACGTCGCGGCCATGACGGAGCTCGAGCTGAAGCAACTCTGCGACCAGCTCAACAAAACACCCCGACTCTCCTCAGCTGGACTAACGCAAAGGAGCCCCGGCGCAATCAAGACTGACAGTCGAGGCGCGCTCTGACGGCGCTCAGCCCCCCTGCACCACGTCGATTTCCGTACTCCAGTCGCGGCAGGCCCGCGCCAGTCCGGTCGGCAGCGCGGCATCCGTAATGAACACGTCAAGCTCTGACAGGGACGCGATCCGCACCGGGGCGGTGCGCTGGAACTTGGACCGATCCGACACGAGAAACGTCCGGCGCGAATGTTGCAGGATCGCCTTGCTCACACCCACTTCCTGCACGTCAAAGTCGAGAAGATCGCCATCGGGGTCGATGGCCGAGCAGCCGATTACCGACAGGTCGAACTTGAACTGGCGGATCGTGTCGGTGGCCAGACTTCCGATCAGCCCACCGTCCAACCGCCGCAAACTGCCGCCTGTCACGACGACCTCGCACTCCGGGTTCATGGCCAGGATCGACGCGACATTCATGTTGTTCGTGACCACCAACAGGTTGCGATGGTTCAGAAGTTCCTGAGCCACGGCTTCGGTGCTGGTCCCGATGCTGAGGAACAGGGAAATGTCGTTGGGGATCCGCGCGGCACAGGCGCGTGCGATGGCCGCCTTGGCTTCGGGGTGCAGGTTGCGGCGTTCTTCGTACCGAATGTTCGCCGTGCCGGAAGACAGGATCGCCCCACCATACACCCGCTCAAGCTGACCGCCCTCGGCCAGGTCCGACAGATCGCGGCGGATCGTCTGCAGTGTCACGCCAAAGTGCTGCGCCAGCTCTTCTACCGTGACCTTACCGTCGCGGCGCGCGATTTCGAGGATTTCGGGATGGCGGAAACTTTGGGACATCGGGACCTTCTGGTGATCGTGCCAAAAGCTGACATGCGACCCCGTCCGGCGCAAGTGGGCGCTCAGACGCGCGGGGCTGGCGGCGCCGATACGCTGATTGCCTCGGACGTGTCGCAATGTTCGCTTCTCGCACGATAGCGCAAAAAGGAACATAGGCGAAAATTTATAATTGCGTTTCTGTTTCTTTTGGCTCAGAAGACTGTCACGCCAGCGTGAGGAGGAATCTTTGGGGACCGAGGACCAGACTGACATCGTCGATATTTTCGTGATCGGGGGCGGTATCAATGGCTGCGGGATCGCACGGGATGCGGCCGGGCGCGGCCTGTCCGTCACCCTGGCCGAGATGAGCGACCTCGCCTCTGCCACGTCGTCGGCTTCGACCAAGCTGTTCCATGGCGGCCTGCGCTATCTTGAGTTCTTCGAATTCCGCCTTGTGCGCGAAGCGCTGATCGAACGGGAAGTCCTGCTGCAGGCCATGCCGCATATCTCCTGGCCCATGCGCTTCGTGCTGCCCTATCACCGCGACATGCGGTTCGAGAGCGCCACACCCACGTCGAGGCTGTTGTCCACCGTCATGCCCTGGATGAAGGGGCGGCGTCCGGCATGGCTGATCCGCCTGGGCCTGTTCCTGTATGACACGCTGGGCGGTCGCAAGATCCTGCCGGGCACGGCGACGCTGTCGCTGAAGGGCACGCCTGAAGGTGTGCCGTTGCAGGATCACTTTGAAACTGCTTACGAATATTCCGACTGCTGGATCGAGGACTCGCGCCTTGTCGTGTTGAACGCCCGCGATGCGGAAGCGCGCGGCGCGCAGATCCTGACCCGCGCTAAGGTCCTGTCCGCCGACCGCAGCGCCGATCACTGGACGATCGAGGTCGAAGATGTCGTGACAGGCCAGCGGACCCGGCATCGCAGCCGCATGGTGGTGAACGCAGGCGGGCCGTGGGTGGGGGAGCTGCTGCAGGGCACCATTCGTCTGAATTCGCGCGAAGGCGTCCGGCTGGTGCGCGGCAGCCATATCGTGACCGGGCGGCTGACTGATCATGACAAATGTTATTTCTTCCAGGGCAAAGACGGGCGGATCATCTTTGCGATCCCCTATGAGACCGATTTCACGTTGATCGGCACCACCGATCAGGATCACGCCGATCCTGACCAGCGCCCGGTCTGTACGCCCGAGGAACAGCAATACCTGATCGACTTCGCCAACGGGTATTTCCGCCAGCAAATGACCCGCGACGACATCGTCTGGACCTATTCCGGGGTCCGCCCGCTTTATGACGACGGGGCCAGCAGCGCCACCGCAGCCACGCGCGATTACACACTCAAGGTCGACACTGCCGGGGCGCCGGTACTCAATGTCTTTGGCGGCAAGATCACCACCTATCGTCGGCTGGCCGAAAGCGCGCTTGAAAAGATCTCGGCTGCGTTGGGGCGCGATACTGCGCCCTGGACGGCCGGCGTGGCGCTGCCCGGCGGCGACTTCGACGTATGGGACGTGGAGCGTCTGATCGCCGATCTGATCGCCGGGTATCCGTTTCTGGACGACCGCTGGGCCCGGCGCCTGATCCGCGCCTACGGCACGGAGGCGCGAAAAATTCTGGGCGATGCCGCGACGGCAGCTAACATGGGACGCGATTTCGGTGCCACTCTGACCGAAGCCGAAGTGCGCTGGCTGATGGCACAGGAATATGCCCGCACGGCCGAAGACGTCGTGTGGCGGAGAAACAAGCTTGGGTTGCGCCTTTCGAATGAGGAAGTGCAGGCCTTGGACAGCTGGATGGAAGATCAAAGGGCAGCGGTCGCGGCAGCCGAATAAGGCTGCGCGGATCGATGACGGGAGGACAGGGATGACGCTTGAACTTAAGGGCGTGTCAAAGGTCGTGGAGGGGCAGACGCATATCCACCCCACCGACCTGACGCTGGAAAAAGGCACGATGAACGTGCTGCTGGGGCCGACCACGTCGGGCAAGACGTCCCTGATGCGACTAATGGCAGGGCTGGATGCGCCCACCCGTGGCAACGTCATCTGGGATGGCACCGACGTAACTGGCGTGCGCGTCCAGGACCGTGCCATTGCAATGGTTTACCAGCAGTTCATCAACTATCCCTCGATGACGGTCTACGACAACATCGCCTCTCCAATGAAACTGATGGGCGTGTCGAAATCCGAGATCGACACCCGGGTGCGCGAGTCCGCCGAGCTGATGAAGCTGACGCCGATGCTGGACCGCAAGCCTCTGGAGCTGTCCGGCGGCCAGCAGCAGCGTTGCGCGCTGGCGCGGGCGCTGGTGAAGAACGCGGGCCTTGTGCTGCTCGACGAGCCGCTGGCCAACCTCGATTACAAGCTGCGCGAGGAGCTGCGGGTCGAGATCCCGAAGATCTTCGAGAAATCCGGGGCGATCTTCGTCTATGCGACGACCGAGCCCGAAGAGGCGCTGCTGCTCGGCGGAAATGTCGCCACGCTGCACGAGGGGCGCATCACCCAGTTCGGTCCGACGCCGCACGTGTACCGCCAGCCGGTCGACGCCACCACGGCGCGGGTGTTCTCTGATCCGCCGATGAACTTTCTGTCCGTCTCCAAGACCGGGGGCTGCCTGTTGTTCGGCGACGGTCAGAGCACCGAAGTCAGGGGCAAACTCGCCGAGCTGCCCGATGGGCGCTACACCGCAGGCTTTCGCCCCAACCATCTGGAAATCCGGAACCACGCGCCGGATGCGATGAAGTTCACCGCCACGCTTTCGGTGACCGAGCTGACTGGGTCCGAAACCTTCGTGCATCTCGATCACCACGGCGAGCGCTGGGTCGGTCTCATCCACGGGGTGCATGACCTTGCGATCGGCTCGGATCTCGATGTCTGGCTCGACGCCCGGCATGTCTACATCTTCGGCGAGGATGGCGCTCTGGTCGCCCCTGCCGCCTATGCTCTCGCGGCCTGAAGGGGGGGCTGATCATGGCACGCATCACGCTCGACAACCTCGCGCACAGCTACAAGCCGCAGCCGACGTCCGAGGACGATTTCGCGCTCAAGGAGCTGAACCACGACTGGATCGACGGCGAGGCCTATGCGCTTCTCGGCTCGTCCGGTTGCGGCAAGTCCACGCTGCTGAACATCATCTCCGGCCTGCTGCACCCGTCGCAGGGGCGCATCCTGTTCGACGGCAAGGACGTGACCCACGCCCCCACCGCCGAGCGCAACATTGCGCAGGTCTTCCAGTTCCCGGTCGTCTACGACACCATGACGGTACACGACAATCTCGCCTTTCCCCTCCGCAACCGGGGCCGCGACGAGGCTTACGTGGCCGAGCAGGTGAACGAGATCGCCAGGATGATCGGCGTGGAGCACATGCTCAAGCGCAAGGCGCGCGGGCTTGGTGCGGACGAGAAGCAGAAGATCAGCCTCGGGCGCGGCATGGTGCGCAAGGACGTCAACGCGCTGCTCTTCGACGAGCCGCTGACGGTGATTGACCCGCATATGAAATGGGAGCTGCGCACCCAGCTCAAGCAGCTTCACCACGAGTTCGGTCACACGATGATCTACGTCACCCACGACCAGACCGAGGCGCTTACCTTCGCCGACAAGGTCGTCGTGATGTATGACGGCCGCGTGGTGCAGATTGGCACGCCCGAGGAGCTGTTCGAGCGGCCCGAGCATACCTTCGTCGGCTATTTCATCGGCTCGCCGGGGATGAACGTCATCCCCGCTCAGATCGAGGGCAATGTCGCGCATGTGAATGGTAGCCAGATCGCGCTGACCCGCGGCTACACCGACCTGTCGGGCAAGGTCGAGATCGGCGTGCGCCCTGAATTCGCCCGCCTCAGCCGTGACGAGGGCCTGCCGGTCAACATCCGCCGCGTCGAGGACGTGGGCCGCCACAAGATCGTGCGCGCCGATTTCTTCGGGCAGGAGCTGAACATCATCGCCGGAGAGGATGACAGCATCTCGCCCGATATGACCCGCGTCACCTTCGATCCGGCGCATGTCAACGTCTACGCCAACGACTGGAGGGTGCCGGGCGCCGCCTGAGCACGAAGGGGTCCGAAAGAGACCCCCACAAAACACTCCGGGGGAGGAAACAATGAACAAGACACAGAACAACAAGGCGTGGTTCCTCGTGCTGCCGGTGCTGGTGCTGGTGGCCTTCTCGGCGGTGATCCCGCTGATGACGGTGGTGAACTATTCCGTGCAGGACACGTTCGGGAACAACCAGTTCTTTTGGGCCGGTCTCGAATGGTTCGAGGAGATGCTGAACGACGAGCGCATCTGGAACGCGCTGCGCCGCCAGCTGACCTTCTCGGCGATCATCCTCGCCATCGAGATCCCGCTGGGCATCTTTGTCGCGCTCAACATGCCCAAGAAGGGCTTCTGGTCCAGCTTCGTGCTGGTGATGATGTCGCTGCCGCTGCTGATCCCGTGGAACGTGGTCGGCACCATCTGGCAGATCTTCGGGCGGGTGGACATCGGCCTGCTGGGCTACACGCTGGCCAAGCTGGGGATCGACTACAACTACACCCAGAACATCGTCGACGCCTGGGTGACGATCATCGTCATGGATGTCTGGCACTGGACCTCGCTGGTCGCTCTGCTCGCCTTTGCCGGGCTGAAATCCATTCCCGACGCCTATTACCAGGCCGCGCGGATCGACCAGGCCAGCCGCTGGAAGGTGTTCCGCTATATCGAGCTGCCCAAGATGATGGGTGTTCTGATGATCGCCATCCTGCTGCGCTTCATGGACAGCTTCATGATCTACACCGAGCCTTTCGTCGTCACCGGAGGCGGTCCCGGCAATGCCACCACGCTGCTGTCGATCGACCTCGTGAAGATGGCGCTCGGGCAGTTCGACCTCGGCCCCGCCGCCGCCTTCTCGCTGATGTACTTCCTGGTGATCCTCGCGATTTCCTGGGTGTTCTACACCGTGATGACCAACCTCGACAAAAAGGGGATGTAAGATGACCGACGCCACCATCCCCGAAAAGCTCACCGCGGGGGGCAGCAACACGCGCCCCCGCCTCCGGGTCAATTCCCGCGCCGTGGTGATGACGCTCTACCTGCTGTTCCTCTTGCTGCCGATCTACTGGCTGCTGAACATGAGCCTCAAGACCAATGCCGAGATCCTGGGCGATTTCACCCTGTTCCCACGCGATCTGACCTTCCAGAACTACGTGACCATCTTCACCGATGCGAGCTGGTACATGGGTTACGTCAACTCGCTGATCTACGTGGTGATGAACACGGTGATCAGCCTCGCGGTGGCGCTGCCGGCGGCCTATGCCTTCAGCCGCTATCACTTCCTCGGTGACAAGCACCTGTTCTTCTGGCTGCTGACCAACCGCATGGCGCCGCCCGCCGTGTTTGCCTTGCCCTTCTTCCAGCTTTATTCCTCGGTGGGTCTCTTCGACACCCATATCGCGGTGGCACTGGCGCATTGCCTGTTCAACGTGCCGCTGGCGGTGTGGATCCTCGAAGGCTTCATGCGCGGCGTCCCCAAGGAAATCGACGAGACCGCCTATATCGACGGCTACAGCTTCGGCGGCTTCTTCATCAAGATCTTCACCCCGCTGATCGCCAGCGGCATCGGGGTCGCGGCCTTCTTCTGCTTCATGTTCTCCTGGGTGGAGCTGCTGCTGTCACGCACCCTGACCACGGTGGATGCGAAACCCATCGCCGCGATCATGACCCGGACGCAGGGCGCCTCCGGCATCGACTGGGGGCTTCTGGCTGCGGCAGGCATCCTGACCATCATCCCCGGCGCGCTGGTGATCTACTTCGTCCGCAACTACATCGCCAAGGGCTTTGCCCTCGGGAGGGTGTGATGCGTCTGTGGGAGGCGCGACTGCGCCAAGCCCGACCTCGGGTGGGCCGAAACGCATTCTCGGCCCATGCACTCCAAAGCATCACAGCCGCGCAAGCCGGGGCTGTTCCAACGAAAGCCCTCCCGGGGGGGAGGTCGGGCTTGGCGCAGTCGTGCCGGGTGCGCGAGGTGGTCTACATCGCGCACCTGCCCGAAATAGGAAAAAGGAGCGCCTGACCAATGGACTGGATGGCATGGACCTGGCCCACGGCGGCCTTCTTCGCAACCATCGCGCTGCTGCTGGTGAT harbors:
- a CDS encoding helix-turn-helix domain-containing protein; amino-acid sequence: MNSEQFSSVWDAIESTPEEADNMKVRSALMQAIDNRIKAEGWSQTEAAKRLGATQPRVSDLTRGKTELFSIDALEAMMNTAKR
- the parA gene encoding ParA family partition ATPase codes for the protein MPILSLLNPKGGSGKTTLSTNLARSFHERGERVLLVDSDPQGSARDWHAANDSNPLPLIALDRPNNVKTLSSMSTSYDWTIIDGAAKLEDMIAAAIKVSDLILIPVQPSPYDIWAASDLVDFVKARQEVTDGIPRAAFIITRMIEGTRLGQEVTAALGEYGFPVLTTRITQRQIYPQTASEGLSVFDGLNTKAVAEMQALTNDILTWAAADTAKESINGA
- a CDS encoding HigA family addiction module antitoxin — encoded protein: MTAGFIVELGVPPEKLAGAVPAVRIAARRNLSGPLTAPPPTPSFGRHPAPGEPVAGWFQLRWAVAQSTSFRTIGTPVRNVLSEDMTYRHPHRRPTHPGKLLREDVIPATGKSRAEIARLLGVSRQYLYDILSEKEPISSAMAVRIGKLFGNGPSFWIRMQGAYDRF
- a CDS encoding DeoR/GlpR family DNA-binding transcription regulator codes for the protein MSQSFRHPEILEIARRDGKVTVEELAQHFGVTLQTIRRDLSDLAEGGQLERVYGGAILSSGTANIRYEERRNLHPEAKAAIARACAARIPNDISLFLSIGTSTEAVAQELLNHRNLLVVTNNMNVASILAMNPECEVVVTGGSLRRLDGGLIGSLATDTIRQFKFDLSVIGCSAIDPDGDLLDFDVQEVGVSKAILQHSRRTFLVSDRSKFQRTAPVRIASLSELDVFITDAALPTGLARACRDWSTEIDVVQGG
- the glpD gene encoding glycerol-3-phosphate dehydrogenase, with the protein product MGTEDQTDIVDIFVIGGGINGCGIARDAAGRGLSVTLAEMSDLASATSSASTKLFHGGLRYLEFFEFRLVREALIEREVLLQAMPHISWPMRFVLPYHRDMRFESATPTSRLLSTVMPWMKGRRPAWLIRLGLFLYDTLGGRKILPGTATLSLKGTPEGVPLQDHFETAYEYSDCWIEDSRLVVLNARDAEARGAQILTRAKVLSADRSADHWTIEVEDVVTGQRTRHRSRMVVNAGGPWVGELLQGTIRLNSREGVRLVRGSHIVTGRLTDHDKCYFFQGKDGRIIFAIPYETDFTLIGTTDQDHADPDQRPVCTPEEQQYLIDFANGYFRQQMTRDDIVWTYSGVRPLYDDGASSATAATRDYTLKVDTAGAPVLNVFGGKITTYRRLAESALEKISAALGRDTAPWTAGVALPGGDFDVWDVERLIADLIAGYPFLDDRWARRLIRAYGTEARKILGDAATAANMGRDFGATLTEAEVRWLMAQEYARTAEDVVWRRNKLGLRLSNEEVQALDSWMEDQRAAVAAAE
- a CDS encoding ABC transporter ATP-binding protein; translation: MTLELKGVSKVVEGQTHIHPTDLTLEKGTMNVLLGPTTSGKTSLMRLMAGLDAPTRGNVIWDGTDVTGVRVQDRAIAMVYQQFINYPSMTVYDNIASPMKLMGVSKSEIDTRVRESAELMKLTPMLDRKPLELSGGQQQRCALARALVKNAGLVLLDEPLANLDYKLREELRVEIPKIFEKSGAIFVYATTEPEEALLLGGNVATLHEGRITQFGPTPHVYRQPVDATTARVFSDPPMNFLSVSKTGGCLLFGDGQSTEVRGKLAELPDGRYTAGFRPNHLEIRNHAPDAMKFTATLSVTELTGSETFVHLDHHGERWVGLIHGVHDLAIGSDLDVWLDARHVYIFGEDGALVAPAAYALAA
- a CDS encoding ABC transporter ATP-binding protein, yielding MARITLDNLAHSYKPQPTSEDDFALKELNHDWIDGEAYALLGSSGCGKSTLLNIISGLLHPSQGRILFDGKDVTHAPTAERNIAQVFQFPVVYDTMTVHDNLAFPLRNRGRDEAYVAEQVNEIARMIGVEHMLKRKARGLGADEKQKISLGRGMVRKDVNALLFDEPLTVIDPHMKWELRTQLKQLHHEFGHTMIYVTHDQTEALTFADKVVVMYDGRVVQIGTPEELFERPEHTFVGYFIGSPGMNVIPAQIEGNVAHVNGSQIALTRGYTDLSGKVEIGVRPEFARLSRDEGLPVNIRRVEDVGRHKIVRADFFGQELNIIAGEDDSISPDMTRVTFDPAHVNVYANDWRVPGAA
- a CDS encoding carbohydrate ABC transporter permease, whose amino-acid sequence is MNKTQNNKAWFLVLPVLVLVAFSAVIPLMTVVNYSVQDTFGNNQFFWAGLEWFEEMLNDERIWNALRRQLTFSAIILAIEIPLGIFVALNMPKKGFWSSFVLVMMSLPLLIPWNVVGTIWQIFGRVDIGLLGYTLAKLGIDYNYTQNIVDAWVTIIVMDVWHWTSLVALLAFAGLKSIPDAYYQAARIDQASRWKVFRYIELPKMMGVLMIAILLRFMDSFMIYTEPFVVTGGGPGNATTLLSIDLVKMALGQFDLGPAAAFSLMYFLVILAISWVFYTVMTNLDKKGM
- a CDS encoding carbohydrate ABC transporter permease gives rise to the protein MTDATIPEKLTAGGSNTRPRLRVNSRAVVMTLYLLFLLLPIYWLLNMSLKTNAEILGDFTLFPRDLTFQNYVTIFTDASWYMGYVNSLIYVVMNTVISLAVALPAAYAFSRYHFLGDKHLFFWLLTNRMAPPAVFALPFFQLYSSVGLFDTHIAVALAHCLFNVPLAVWILEGFMRGVPKEIDETAYIDGYSFGGFFIKIFTPLIASGIGVAAFFCFMFSWVELLLSRTLTTVDAKPIAAIMTRTQGASGIDWGLLAAAGILTIIPGALVIYFVRNYIAKGFALGRV